Within Mucilaginibacter inviolabilis, the genomic segment TCAACAATGTCATCAATTTCGCTGCTGCTGAGGTTTAAAGGTTTATCAAGTGAGAGGTCGCGGTTAATACCATCCTTAACTACAGCCGAAGGGTCATTATAATATTCCACCACGCTGCGCAGGGTTTTAAACTTGCCATTATGCATATAAGGCGCGGTAACAGCCACATTGCGTAAGCTCGGGATCTTAAATTCGCCGTCTTCCGTTTTATTTTTGGTGATCACCGAACGGCCCGGATCGTTCAGATCCTTCCCGTTATACAGGCCGATACTTTTAAATCTGTCGGCTGTAAAATCTTCGCCCGAGTGGCAGTTGTTACAATTGGCTTTACCAATAAACAATAACCTGCCACGTGCAGCGGATGCGGATAAGGCATTATCATCTCCATTGATGTACCGGTCATAAGGGCTATTTGAGGTTTCCAATGTACGCTCAAATGAAGCTATAGCCTTAAGCAAGTTATCTTTGTTGGCAGGTGCCTTAAATACTTTTTGAAAAGCCGCAGCATAAACTACATCATCATTCAATCTTTTAACCGCTTCATCCAGGGACAGCCCCATTTCCGTGGGCGATGTGATAGGTCCCATAGCCTGTTCTTCCAAGGAAGATGCGCGTCCGTCCCAAAAAAGATGTGGCCGGCCTGAAAGATTAGTAAGTCCCGGTGAATTTCTGGCAGTGCGGTTACCTTTGATACCCAAGCTAAAAGTAACGGTATCGGCAAAAGCAAATTCCGGCTTATGGCAGGATGAACAACTGATAGTTTTATCCAGCGATAATATCGGATCGAAAAAAAGTTTCTCGCCCAGTTGCTCCTTGCTCTGTACCTCATCCCTGCCGCTCATAAAGCCGGTGAGACTTATTATTAAACTAAATACAGTTAAAATTAATAGCGTACTTTTCTTTTTCATATCAAACTACAGGTATTCCAGAACTTTCGCCGGGGCATACATGAGCCGCTACCCCGGCTACTCGTTCACTAACCACCAAATCCGGCTTTTTTGGATACTTTTTAGCCAAAACAGTGGCCATTCGCTCCATAGAGCGACTTTAATTGTGTTGTATCTTGTTAAAATTTGTTAAAAAACGGGCTTACTGAGCGTTGGCCACCAGGTTCACATTAAGATCAAAATCATCGTAGATCACTTTGTCGCCCAGGTTTTCGAAAAAATTCTTCGACCTGAATTTGATATCATACTTGGTACGGTCGACTGTAATTTTGGCGGTAGCATTTAACTTTTTCCCATCAACTTTTACAGCAGCCGGGAAACTCACATCATTGGTAATACCCTTAATGGTTAATTTGCCTTTAACATCATATTGGTTACCAGATGTTTTAGTTGCGGAAACGATCACAAAATTTGCTTTTGGAAACTTATCAGTACTGAAAAAAGTTTCGCTTTTAAGGGTGCTTACCAGTTTATCGTTCGAGGCCTGATCAGTTAGGTCGGCATCAGTAATGGTATTCAGGTCGATATCAAAAGTGCCACTTTTTAAAACATTATTTTCGGCTGTAAACTGGCCGTTACTTATTTTAACCTCGCCGTTATGATCGCCGGTTGCTTTTTTAGCTTGCCAGGTAAGTTTACTACCCTGATTATCAACCTTAAAACTTTGAGCCTTATAGTGTCTGTGTGCCGAAATAGTTTTTATCGGAAGGTTGGCTGTAGTTGTATTTGGGGTAAAAGCTGTAGCTAAAGTTGCTATAGAAATAATAGCTGCGGAATAAGTTGCGATGGTTAGTTTAGTTGTCATGGTGGATAGTTGTTTTGTATCTGTTTTCAATATGTTAAATGTTACCCGGTAAAGTATTAAGCTTTACCGGGGTGTATTAATGATTATTTACCTTTTTGCGTATTACTTTGAGAGTCTACTGCCGATGCACTGGCCGGAACTGGTTCTGCGATCAGTTCATCTAAAAGCTTATTGAATTTCTGCTCGTAATCTGCATAATACTTGCCTGTTACCGTGCCGGTATAACCTGTGTATATCTCCCTTACATCACCTTTACGATCGATAATGATTGTGGTTGGGAAAGCTATAAACTTATTCAGGGCAGGTAATTTTTGCGATACCAGCTTTTTATCGGCCAGGCCACCAAACAGGATATCGTACTGGATATTGTATTTCTCTTTCAGTTTCCCTAAGGTATACTGTGCATACTTCAAGCTGTCTTTTTGCTCAAAACCTATGGCTATGGCTTCTACACCTCGATTGTGGTTTTTGTTAAACCAAGGCGATAGAAATACCGTCTGATCTGTACAATTGGGGCACCAGGTACCAACAATCTCAATGATGGTGACCTTGCCTTTATACTTGGCATCGCTTAATGATACAGGCTTGCCTGTTAAATCTGGAAAAGTAAAATCGAGCTTTTTGTAACCCTCTTTCAAATAGGTAAGTTTGTAGGGATCAGGCAACTCGGCTTTATCATCCTTCACGGCATCAAACTTGGTATTATCATAAATTCCCTGTCCTATCTCTCCGCTTAAAGTACCATCGGCATTGATCTTTCCTTTATAGATTTTGGGACTCGGTCCGGTAAAACCTGATAGCTCAAATTCATCGCCCTGAACGGTACCTTCCAGCTCCCGGCTATCACCGGTTACCTGCATAATAACACCGGTAAGCTTGTTACCTGTTTGCTTTAAAATGGCTATCTTATTAGGTACCTGTTCTTTTGAATAAACTTTAAGCTCCCATTTACCGGTTAAGTTAGCTGCAGGAGCTACATCCTTACCTGGTTCAACAAAGCGGTAGCTTTTGCCATACTCAGCTATAAAAGGCAAGGAATTGCCTCTGAAACCAGGTACCAGGCTACGATATTCACCGCTCAGAGTCCCGTCATCTTCTATTTTGGCAACCAGGGCAGCATCATAGGTATTCATTTTTATAAATACCGAATCTTTGCCGATACGCTGCACATGAAAATTATCACGGCGGCTTCCATTAAGCAAGGTAAATACGGCATGTTCGGCATCTTTACCTTTAAACTCAAAGTTGAATGGTACTTTTGATTCGGCCACGGTAAATACGCCACGCCATACACCTTCTTTTATAAATTTTGCAGAAGGTGGGATATCTGCAGCTACGGCGGCTCCGCTAAACAACAAGCCTACTGTCAGGCATTTGAATGAAGTAATCAGATTAAGTGTTTTCATTTGATTGATTATAGATAGGTTAATAATGTTAGTTTCCCGGATGTGTAGCCGAATCTTTTACTGCTGCACTTTCAGGTGCAGGTTCAGCTATCAGTTTATCCAGCAGCTGGTTAAATTTCTTTTCATAATCCTTGTGGTATTTACCGGTTACCGTACCTGTATAGCCGGTATATATTTCGCGCACATCGCCATTTCTGTCGATAATAATAGTTGTGGGGAATGCAATGAACTTATTGAGCGCAGGGAGTTTTTGAGCAACTAGCTTTTTATCTGCCAAGCCACCAAAAGCTATATCATAGTTGATAGCGTATTTTTCTTTGAGTTTACCCAAAGTATACTTGGCATAATCAAGACTGTCTTTTTGTTCAAAACCAATGGCTATAGCCTCTACCCCACGATTATGGTTTTTATTGAACCATGGCGACAGGAATACAGTTTGATCTGTACAGTTAGGGCACCACGTACCTATAATCTCTACAATCACCACTTTTCCTTTGTACTTATTATCGCTCAGCGACACGGGTTTACCGTCGATACCCGGGAAAGAGAAATCAAGCTTTTTATAGCCTTCTTTTAAAAATGTAAGCTTATAAGGATCGGGCAATTCCACTGTTTCATTTTTGGCGGCATCAAACTTCAGATTTTTGTAGATCCCAAAGCCTTCTTCTCCGCTAATGGTACCATCGGGATTGATTTTTCCTTTGATAATAAACGGACTTGGGCCTGTAAAGCCGCTCAGGGCAAACTCGTCGCCTTGAACAGTACCTTCCAGCTCACGGGTGTCACCTACTACGGTCATCACAACCCCAGTAAGTTTATTACCTTTTTGTTTTAAAATGGCGATAGATGCAGGGACGGCTTCCTTACTATAGGTCTTGATTTCCCATTTACCGGAAAGATCTGCCTTTGGGACAACATCTTTACCAGGTTCCACAAAGCGATAGCTTTTACCGTATTCGGCAGTAAAAGGCAGTGAGTTGCCTCTGAAACCGGGTACCAGGCTACGGTATTCGCCACTTATTTTACCATCGTCTTCAATTTTAGCTACTAAAGCCGCATCATAGGTATTCATTTTTATGTAAACAGAATCTTTGCCTATTGCTTTCACATGGAAATTATCACGGCGCGAACCATTGATCAGCGTAAATACGGCGTGTTCGGCATCTTTACCTTTTAGTTCAAAATTAAAGGGTACCTGCGATTCACTTACTGTAAATACACCTCGCCAAACACCTTCTTTAATAAATTTGGAGGGAGGATTTTTATCCGCAGCTAACGTTGCGCCGCTGATCAGCAAACCTAATGACAGGCATTTTGCTTTAGTTAAATAATTGTGAATGTTCATATTTTTATAAAATTTAGTTATTGGAAGTTTTACTATGATAATTGCCGGATTTGAGATTTGGGCACAACAATCCCATGGCCCTGTTAAAGACCGGAAAAAGCACACAAAAAAATTTTAGCTGTTAATGCTTAAAACCAAAAGGCAAACTGAATACTGCAACATCGCAAGGCTGATGCTGGTCGCACATAAGATTGTAGATACTTTAATGTTTTCATGACAATAGTTAATTTATATTTCTAAAAAAATTTCAGAAAAAAGTTTAGCACTTATTTCAAGCTGAAAAGTTGCTGAAGATCATCGAGACTTCCTCTCCCTTCGTCTTTATAAATCAACTAATTAATGGTGGGGTTAATTAGAATGCTGTAAAGATAATAACAATTTTTATAATTACAAGTAAATCTATAGATTTAGTATAATATTTTTAGTTTAGTTCAATTTTTAATATAATCAACATCCTGGACTGTACAGCACACGCCTGTTTTACCACCATAGCAAAGCAACGCACTTAGTACAGCCAGGATGTTGATCTTATTTCAGGATCAATTTCCGGGATGAACTGTGCGAATTAACAATACTGGTAACAACAGAAAAGGATGCCACCATTCTGTATGTGAGCGTTAGTGAGAGAATTCATTTTCAGATTCATGGTATTTGTTGTATAAGCCGGACGCAAAATAGGTGGTTTAGATAACCTTCAGTTTTGCTATCCATTTAACAGCTCAGTTGGTGGCGATTGATCTGTTAAACTATATTAATTTAAGTATTACGCTTTTTTATTTTACCGGGATACTAAACTCAACCTCCTCGGGCGGCAAACATTGCTTATCGCTGCATACCATATAATTTACGGTACCATTAACCGATGCCTGCCCGCTTTTAAGCTTTATTTTTTGTTGAAACGTAACCGACTGTTCAAAGTACTGCACATTCATGCTAAAGGCTTTTTCATACTTATTTACTGCTTTAGGCTCTGAGGTATTGCCATTTAGTATATAATTATCGCTTTTGGTAAATTTAAAAGAAGTACTTATCGGTCCGCCATCGGCAAGATGTTGTGAGTAAATATGCCAGCCTTTATCAATGGTTGCCTTTATAAATACAATAGCTTGCTCGTTATCGATCTTCTTTGCCCCGTACGACCATTTTACAGGTGCCAGGATCTGTGCATAAGAAACCGTGCTGATGATATATGTTAAGAATACTAGTAATAGTTTTTTCATTCGGGGTAATGTGCTGAAGATGTAGGTTTATTTTATTGCTGAACGCTTCAATTGTTAGCAACAACAATGCATATCTGCATGATAGGCACTGATTAAGGTTTGATAGGTTTTCATTTATAGCCAGGTTATAATTTTTCAGTTATCAATTTGTATTCTATAAAACTTACCGGGGACAGAGCTGTAGAGATATTTATATAAACCTGTAGCTTCTTATCTTTCCCCTTTAGCAGGAGCAGGAATTAGCACCTTTTACATCTTATAAATTTTGTACAGGTTGCCAAGACTTCATGGGGCCTTTCCCTCCGTCTTATCTCGATAAGTATTAAAGAACTGATGTGGCAAATATATAATTAAATCTATAAATCCTATAGATTTAATATATTTTATTTCTTATCATTGCAAAGCAGGTAGCCATTGATTAAACAGCTCCTCATCAATCATTCTTTAAGATAATTATTTACCATCAAAAAAATGCCCGATCAAAAACCAAAACAAACAGCCCTTGGCGATGTAGCTGCCAGACAGTTAGCAGTAGCAACACGTACCGTTCCGCAATTGTCAACCATTACACCACGATGGTTAACACATTTATTAAACTGGATCCCTGTTGAATCTGGCGTTTACCGGTTAAATAAGGTTGTTGATGCCAACAATGTAGAGGTTGATTGCTCATCGCGTGATGAACGCGAGCTTCCATCAACTTTTGTTGACTATGAAGAAAATCCACGTGAGTATAACCTAAGCGCTGTTAACACGGTGCTGGATGTACATACACGTGTTTCTGACCTGTACAGCAAACCTTATAATCAGATCAGCGAGCAACTGCGCCTTACTATTGAAATAGTTAAGGAAAGACAAGAGAGCGAACTGATCAACA encodes:
- a CDS encoding cytochrome-c peroxidase, which codes for MKKKSTLLILTVFSLIISLTGFMSGRDEVQSKEQLGEKLFFDPILSLDKTISCSSCHKPEFAFADTVTFSLGIKGNRTARNSPGLTNLSGRPHLFWDGRASSLEEQAMGPITSPTEMGLSLDEAVKRLNDDVVYAAAFQKVFKAPANKDNLLKAIASFERTLETSNSPYDRYINGDDNALSASAARGRLLFIGKANCNNCHSGEDFTADRFKSIGLYNGKDLNDPGRSVITKNKTEDGEFKIPSLRNVAVTAPYMHNGKFKTLRSVVEYYNDPSAVVKDGINRDLSLDKPLNLSSSEIDDIVEFLKALTDDRFKQKIAAN
- a CDS encoding peroxiredoxin family protein, whose amino-acid sequence is MNIHNYLTKAKCLSLGLLISGATLAADKNPPSKFIKEGVWRGVFTVSESQVPFNFELKGKDAEHAVFTLINGSRRDNFHVKAIGKDSVYIKMNTYDAALVAKIEDDGKISGEYRSLVPGFRGNSLPFTAEYGKSYRFVEPGKDVVPKADLSGKWEIKTYSKEAVPASIAILKQKGNKLTGVVMTVVGDTRELEGTVQGDEFALSGFTGPSPFIIKGKINPDGTISGEEGFGIYKNLKFDAAKNETVELPDPYKLTFLKEGYKKLDFSFPGIDGKPVSLSDNKYKGKVVIVEIIGTWCPNCTDQTVFLSPWFNKNHNRGVEAIAIGFEQKDSLDYAKYTLGKLKEKYAINYDIAFGGLADKKLVAQKLPALNKFIAFPTTIIIDRNGDVREIYTGYTGTVTGKYHKDYEKKFNQLLDKLIAEPAPESAAVKDSATHPGN
- a CDS encoding peroxiredoxin family protein — translated: MKTLNLITSFKCLTVGLLFSGAAVAADIPPSAKFIKEGVWRGVFTVAESKVPFNFEFKGKDAEHAVFTLLNGSRRDNFHVQRIGKDSVFIKMNTYDAALVAKIEDDGTLSGEYRSLVPGFRGNSLPFIAEYGKSYRFVEPGKDVAPAANLTGKWELKVYSKEQVPNKIAILKQTGNKLTGVIMQVTGDSRELEGTVQGDEFELSGFTGPSPKIYKGKINADGTLSGEIGQGIYDNTKFDAVKDDKAELPDPYKLTYLKEGYKKLDFTFPDLTGKPVSLSDAKYKGKVTIIEIVGTWCPNCTDQTVFLSPWFNKNHNRGVEAIAIGFEQKDSLKYAQYTLGKLKEKYNIQYDILFGGLADKKLVSQKLPALNKFIAFPTTIIIDRKGDVREIYTGYTGTVTGKYYADYEQKFNKLLDELIAEPVPASASAVDSQSNTQKGK
- a CDS encoding protein-disulfide reductase DsbD N-terminal domain-containing protein is translated as MKKLLLVFLTYIISTVSYAQILAPVKWSYGAKKIDNEQAIVFIKATIDKGWHIYSQHLADGGPISTSFKFTKSDNYILNGNTSEPKAVNKYEKAFSMNVQYFEQSVTFQQKIKLKSGQASVNGTVNYMVCSDKQCLPPEEVEFSIPVK
- a CDS encoding YceI family protein → MTTKLTIATYSAAIISIATLATAFTPNTTTANLPIKTISAHRHYKAQSFKVDNQGSKLTWQAKKATGDHNGEVKISNGQFTAENNVLKSGTFDIDLNTITDADLTDQASNDKLVSTLKSETFFSTDKFPKANFVIVSATKTSGNQYDVKGKLTIKGITNDVSFPAAVKVDGKKLNATAKITVDRTKYDIKFRSKNFFENLGDKVIYDDFDLNVNLVANAQ